A region of Oryctolagus cuniculus chromosome 3, mOryCun1.1, whole genome shotgun sequence DNA encodes the following proteins:
- the LRRC17 gene encoding leucine-rich repeat-containing protein 17 isoform X1, which produces MRVVTIVILLCLCKAAALRKAGPSGGARSRATPGRAGGGRRASSLVRRYAPGLPCDVYTYLHEKYLDCQERKLVYVLPGWPQDLLHMLLARNKIRVLKNNMFSKFRKLRSLDLQQNEISKIESEAFFGLNKLTTLLLQHNQIKVLTEEVFIYTPLLSYLRLYDNPWHCTCEIETLVSMLQIPRNRNLGNYAKCESPQELKNKKLLQIRSEQLCDEEEKEQLDPKSQVAGRPLVTKPEVDSTLCHNYVFPIQTLDCKRKELKKVPNNIPPDIVKLDLSYNKIKQLRPKEFEDVHELKKLNLSSNGIEFIDPAAFLGLTHLEELDLSNNNLQNFDYGVLEDLYFLKLLWLGDNPWRCDYNIHYLYYWLKHHYNVLYNGLECKTPEEYKGWFVGKYVQSYYEECPKDKLPAYPETFDQDAEDDEWEKIHRDHVAKKHSVRITIVG; this is translated from the exons ATGCGCGTGGTCACCATTGTAATCCTGCTCTGCCTTTGCAAAGCGGCTGCGCTGCGCAAGGCAGGCCCCAGCGGCGGGGCGAGAAGCCGGGCCACTCCTGGCCGGGCAGGTGGGGGCCGGCGCGCCTCCAGCCTGGTCAGACGCTATGCGCCAGGCCTCCCCTGTGACGTGTACACGTATCTCCATGAGAAATACTTGGACTGTCAAGAAAGAAAACTAGTCTATGTGCTACCTGGCTGGCCTCAGGATCTGCTGCACATGCTGCTAGCCAGAAACAAGATCCGGGTATTGAAGAACAACATGTTCTCCAAGTTCAGGAAGCTGAGAAGCCTGGATCTGCAGCAGAATGAGATCTCCAAGATTGAGAGTGAGGCGTTCTTTGGCTTAAACAAACTCACCACCCTCTTACTGCAGCACAACCAGATCAAGGTCCTGACTGAGGAGGTCTTCATTTACACGCCGCTCCTGAGCTACCTTCGTCTGTACGACAACCCCTGGCACTGCACCTGCGAGATAGAAACGCTCGTTTCGATGTTGCAGATTCCCAGGAACCGGAACTTGGGGAACTACGCCAAGTGTGAAAGCCCCCaggaactgaaaaataaaaaactgctGCAGATAAGATCGGAACAGTTATGCgatgaagaggaaaaggaacAGCTGGACCCGAAATCCCAAGTAGCCGGCAGACCTCTCGTCACCAAGCCCGAGGTGGACTCGACTCTTTGTCACAATTACGTGTTTCCCATCCAAACGCTGGACTGCAAAAGGAAAG AGCTAAAGAAAGTTCCAAACAACATCCCTCCCGACATCGTTAAACTCGACTTGTCATACAACAAAATCAAACAGCTTCGACCCAAGGAATTTGAAGATGTGCATGAGCTAAAGAAATTAAACCTCAGCAGCAACGGCATTGAATTCATAGATCCTG cTGCTTTTTTAGGGCTCACACACTTAGAAGAGTTAGATTTATCTAACAACAACCTGCAAAACTTTGACTATGGAGTATTAGAAGACTTGTATTTTTTGAAACTCTTGTGGCTCGGGGACAACCCTTGGAGATGTGACTACAACATCCACTACCTCTACTACTGGTTAAAGCACCACTACAACGTCCTATACAATGGCCTGGAGTGCAAAACACCCGAAGAATACAAAGGATGGTTTGTGGGAAAATACGTCCAGAGTTACTACGAGGAATGCCCCAAAGACAAGCTACCGGCCTATCCTGAGACATTCGACCAGGACGCAGAAGATGACGAGTGGGAGAAAATACACAGGGACCACGTGGCCAAGAAGCATAGTGTAAGAATCACTATAGTGGGATGA
- the LRRC17 gene encoding leucine-rich repeat-containing protein 17 isoform X2 has translation MRVVTIVILLCLCKAAALRKAGPSGGARSRATPGRAGGGRRASSLVRRYAPGLPCDVYTYLHEKYLDCQERKLVYVLPGWPQDLLHMLLARNKIRVLKNNMFSKFRKLRSLDLQQNEISKIESEAFFGLNKLTTLLLQHNQIKVLTEEVFIYTPLLSYLRLYDNPWHCTCEIETLVSMLQIPRNRNLGNYAKCESPQELKNKKLLQIRSEQLCDEEEKEQLDPKSQVAGRPLVTKPEVDSTLCHNYVFPIQTLDCKRKELKKVPNNIPPDIVKLDLSYNKIKQLRPKEFEDVHELKKLNLSSNGIEFIDPASCYHVWESNSRWAGATGLTWLILHLRRRHPRF, from the exons ATGCGCGTGGTCACCATTGTAATCCTGCTCTGCCTTTGCAAAGCGGCTGCGCTGCGCAAGGCAGGCCCCAGCGGCGGGGCGAGAAGCCGGGCCACTCCTGGCCGGGCAGGTGGGGGCCGGCGCGCCTCCAGCCTGGTCAGACGCTATGCGCCAGGCCTCCCCTGTGACGTGTACACGTATCTCCATGAGAAATACTTGGACTGTCAAGAAAGAAAACTAGTCTATGTGCTACCTGGCTGGCCTCAGGATCTGCTGCACATGCTGCTAGCCAGAAACAAGATCCGGGTATTGAAGAACAACATGTTCTCCAAGTTCAGGAAGCTGAGAAGCCTGGATCTGCAGCAGAATGAGATCTCCAAGATTGAGAGTGAGGCGTTCTTTGGCTTAAACAAACTCACCACCCTCTTACTGCAGCACAACCAGATCAAGGTCCTGACTGAGGAGGTCTTCATTTACACGCCGCTCCTGAGCTACCTTCGTCTGTACGACAACCCCTGGCACTGCACCTGCGAGATAGAAACGCTCGTTTCGATGTTGCAGATTCCCAGGAACCGGAACTTGGGGAACTACGCCAAGTGTGAAAGCCCCCaggaactgaaaaataaaaaactgctGCAGATAAGATCGGAACAGTTATGCgatgaagaggaaaaggaacAGCTGGACCCGAAATCCCAAGTAGCCGGCAGACCTCTCGTCACCAAGCCCGAGGTGGACTCGACTCTTTGTCACAATTACGTGTTTCCCATCCAAACGCTGGACTGCAAAAGGAAAG AGCTAAAGAAAGTTCCAAACAACATCCCTCCCGACATCGTTAAACTCGACTTGTCATACAACAAAATCAAACAGCTTCGACCCAAGGAATTTGAAGATGTGCATGAGCTAAAGAAATTAAACCTCAGCAGCAACGGCATTGAATTCATAGATCCTG cttcctgctaccatgtctgggaaagcaacagcagatgggctggcgccacggggctcacttggctaatcctccacctgcggcgccggcaccccaggttctag